A section of the Agarivorans litoreus genome encodes:
- a CDS encoding ribbon-helix-helix domain-containing protein — MALHDLKKKPRASKPKQFCDVDSFIAQAELYARGCENVVHLPIQTRRNASKQTAKNATFSLNQAVIAELDQIKQKTGLSKSYLVRALTHHLAGLEEPKQQAILKPK, encoded by the coding sequence ATGGCATTGCACGATCTCAAGAAAAAGCCTCGGGCTTCTAAACCAAAACAGTTTTGCGATGTAGATAGCTTTATTGCGCAAGCCGAGCTGTATGCTCGTGGCTGCGAAAATGTGGTGCACTTGCCGATACAAACCAGGCGAAATGCATCTAAGCAGACAGCAAAAAATGCCACGTTTAGCTTAAACCAAGCGGTAATTGCCGAGTTAGACCAAATAAAGCAAAAAACCGGTTTGTCTAAGTCTTACTTGGTGCGAGCTTTAACTCATCACTTAGCAGGTTTAGAAGAACCCAAACAACAGGCTATATTAAAGCCCAAATAG
- a CDS encoding MGMT family protein: protein MEQQDYLAKFWLVIGHIPEGKVATYGGVAEMAGYPRMARAVGRCLKTLPENSNLPWHRVINAKGMISFPEGSPQYQCQRQRLEDEGIIFRNNKVPLTQHLWLGD, encoded by the coding sequence ATGGAGCAACAAGACTACCTCGCTAAGTTTTGGTTGGTGATTGGGCATATTCCAGAAGGGAAAGTGGCCACTTATGGCGGGGTTGCCGAAATGGCTGGTTATCCTCGAATGGCGCGTGCAGTAGGGCGCTGCTTAAAAACCTTACCCGAAAACTCCAATTTACCATGGCATAGAGTGATTAATGCTAAAGGCATGATCTCCTTCCCAGAAGGCTCTCCGCAATATCAATGTCAGCGTCAGCGTCTTGAGGATGAAGGGATTATCTTTCGCAATAATAAAGTGCCTCTCACCCAGCACCTTTGGCTGGGTGATTAA
- a CDS encoding SMI1/KNR4 family protein yields MQELIDEIRAADQSGAYPSELPTEAQLVEVEELILIPMPSDLRAFQLTVSNVICGSLEPVTISDPYLHTYLPEVAATAWSLGLPREFIPICQNGDNFYFISQEGEIGYWQGQEDLVPEWDSIWDWASEVWMQS; encoded by the coding sequence ATGCAAGAATTAATCGATGAAATTAGAGCTGCCGATCAGTCTGGCGCCTATCCTAGTGAGCTACCAACAGAAGCGCAATTAGTTGAAGTTGAAGAACTTATCTTAATTCCCATGCCAAGTGATCTGCGTGCTTTCCAACTTACCGTGAGTAATGTTATCTGTGGTAGCTTAGAGCCTGTAACCATTAGCGACCCTTACTTACATACTTATTTGCCAGAGGTGGCGGCTACCGCATGGAGCTTAGGATTACCGCGTGAGTTTATTCCTATTTGCCAAAATGGTGACAACTTCTACTTCATTAGCCAAGAAGGTGAAATTGGCTACTGGCAAGGCCAAGAAGATCTAGTGCCAGAGTGGGATAGCATCTGGGATTGGGCTAGCGAAGTATGGATGCAAAGCTAA